The segment TTCTTAGCAATGTGACGAGCTGCGTAAGCCGCTGAGCGATCCACTTTTGAAGGATCTTTTCCAGAGAACGCGCCACCACCGTGGGCTCCGTGGCCACCGTAGGTGTCTACGATGATTTTACGGCCAGTCAAACCAGCATCACCCATTGGGCCACCCGTAACGAATCTGCCAGTGGGATTGATGTAGTATTTTGTTTTGTTGTCGATCCAATTTGCTGGAAGAGATTTTTTGATAAGCTCTTCCATGATGAATTCTTTGATTGTCGCATTAGAAACATGGTCAGCATGTTGAGTTGAGATAACAACTGCATCAATGCGTTTTGCAACGCCATCTTCATACTGAACTGTTACTTGAGATTTTGCATCTGGGCGAAGCCAGTCTACTTTTCCAGCTTTACGAAGACCAGAAAGGTCTTTCACAAGCTTGTGTGACATCGCGATGCTCAACGGCATCAACTCTGGAGTTTCATTCACAGCATAACCGAACATCAAACCTTGGTCGCCCGCACCTTGATCGTCAGAAAGAGTTTCTTTCACTCCCACCGCGATGTCTGGAGATTGCTGACCGACAGCGACAGTCACTGCGCAAGTTTTATAATCGAAGCCCTTGTCAGAGTGGTCGTAACCAATGCGTTTTACAACGTCACGAGCGATTTCAGAGATATTGATTTTTGCTGAAGTAGAGATCTCACCAGCAACAACGATTAAACCCGTCGTCAACAATGTTTCACAAGCGACGCGGCCTTTAGGGTCAACAGCCAAGATTGCATCCAATACGCCGTCAGAAACTTGATCGGCCATTTTATCTGGATGCCCTTCAGAAACAGATTCACTCGTAAAAAGATAGTTTTTCACTTCTTTTAGTCCTTCGATTTGTTAGCACTCCGTCCGTTTACATACAGCGACGAAGTAGTTGTTTGTCTGCCCTCTGACGAAACGTCAGAGTAGATTCAACACCTCAAGCAACCCGCCTGAAGTAGCCATTCTATTGCGAACGCGCAAGCTATCAAACTCGCATTTAGGGGTCAAGATTGGACTTTATCTGAGATCGATTGCTGTAGAAATAGCTGAGCTCAATGAAAAACAGCGTAAAGCCGCCAATCAAGCTAATGAGCCCCAGAGCCGCTAGAAACTGAACCATCACTTTTCCCAGCTCTGAAAGCGAATCCTGAGGACAAAGGCCCTCTTGGTGCAGATAGAACATAAGCAGCACTCCGCTAGTGGAAATCAAGGTCCAAACTATCGCGTGGGTTTTGTTCGTGAGGATCCCCACGATCATGGGAAGCACCGCCAGCCAGATCAGGGTGGCAGAGAAAAATCCACCAGTGAAAAATGCGAACGAAAATTGAAACACGATTCCGGCAATGACCATGTTATAGGCACTGGCTGCCATCGACTTGGTTTTCTTGTAAATCAAAGGAGAGAACAGATGAATAATGGAACAAGTGAAGCCAATAATAGCCAGCGCGGAGCCCTTTACGAAGAAAGTGGCCACAAAAGAATAAGTCCACATCAAGAGGCCCGTAACAAATGTAATCATCACAAGCAGGCGGTACTTATAAGTTCTTGTTTGATCATCTTCAGTCACGAGCGATGTGAACAGCCAATTTTCAAGAACGTTCTGAGGGCGTACATCTGACATAGGGGCTATTAAACAATAAAAGGCGGCTCAGAACCACCTTTTATTGTTTTGCTGTTAAAATTTGATGAAGATAGATTTTAAGTATCTGAAATTACGCAGCTTTTCTCATGCGTAAAAATGTTTCCAAGCGCCCTTCTTTAGTGAGCTCTGGCTTTTTATGATCCTTAAATTGCTTTGTGTTCTTAAGGAACTGTTTTTCCAGCTTTTCCACCGCGGAATCCACGGCTGCGTAGATATCCATCCCAAAGGCTGAGGCTTTAAAATATTTTTCTTTGGTGTTCACAGAGACTTCAACACAGAACTCATTCTTCTGTTTGCTAAAGTAAACGCTGCCGTAACCATCTCTAAGCAGGAACTTCCCGATCTCTGACATTCTTTCCTCTGTATAAGTTTCAAGAGAATCAGAATGATCAAGATGCTTAAAGGTATAGTTGAGTTTCATGTTTTTCTCCTCTGGCCGCCCCTTTCAAGGCAACCTGTTTATCTTGAATGACTTATCGGTCCAGCTCGACCAAAGATGAGCCTTATTTTGAGACCCCTCAAAATTTATTTCCGGTTAATTTTAGGGGGGTAAATTTCAAAATATTTGCGCCGCTTATTCAGACTTTTTTCAGGATTCAGATCCCTCACTGAGACAAAATTTAACAGAAAGTGTGAAAGTTTCAGACGTTTCCTTGTCCAGCAACAGTCCCGTCACTGCCAAAATCACACAGAACAGGGCTCCCTTGACCACCCCCAGGAGCGCTGGCAACGTCAATTCATGCTTTGGGGTCTCTTCACCTTTTTGACGATATCACTTTCTTCCTATGGGGGATCCATCACTTACGTCACAGACCCCTTTCCTCCTTATATCTATGAAAAGGAAAATCTCCCCCAAGGCTCGGTGACAAAGACGCTGCCCCTCATCCTGGGGATCAAGCCCGAGGAGATCACCTATAAGTTTGTCCCTTGGAAAAGAGCCTTGCTGGAAATAGAGCAAGGAACCGCCGACATCATCGGCCCCATGCTGGTGGATCCCAAAAAAGACTATCTGTGGTTTACCCAACCAGTGATGGCCGGGGAAGTGTCTTTGTGGTCATCAGTGACAAACAAAAAGGCGAAGGATCTGAATTGGCTGAAGCCCGAAGACCTCAATGGTTTACGACTGGGATTTATTCTGGGCTATTTCTATGGAGAGGACTTTGAGAAGTACTTAAAAGATCCAGGTGTTCAGACGATCCACATCAAAGACGTCGAGCAGGCGCTGAATATGTTGAAGAAGGGTCATATCGATATTTTTGTCGGCTTGGATGCCGTGTTCGTCGACTATGCCTCTAAACCGCCCTTTCAACTTAAAGACTTTAAGAAAGTCGGCAAGCCGGTCTTTACCGGAGAATACACGTATGGGATTTCCAAAAAATCCCCTCTGGCAAAACAGCTTAAAGTTATCAATGCCCGCATCGCAGAGCTTCGCAAACAGAAGGCCGCGCAATAAGTTGTTGAGCTCTGGCGCAAGAGCTTATTTCTTTTTAAGTACAAATCGCACAGACAGGATCTTCCCTTGATAAGGAACCTGCAAAGAGGCAAAGGAACCTTCATGCAAACGTTGTACTGGTGTTTGCCCAAGGGCCAACTCTTTTTCGCCAACAGCTTTGCCGGTGAAATTCAAAACGGTGGAAAAAGATTCCAATATATCCGGGCGATTTTCTAAACGATAAGAAAATGAATCCACAAACATTCGAACGCCCTGACGTTGTTCCAACTCCTCCGGTGCTGAAAACCTTGCGGAGCTCACGGAAAAATCGGTGCTCAGATTGAACAACTGCTCGATCTGATAATCGCTGTACCCTGCCCAAGCGCAGTCTGAATCCACACACCACTCTGCTTGCAGAGTCACTGCTGGAACTTGTCCTGGAGGAAGGTAAAAATCTGGCAGAGCGGAAACTCTGCTGTATACCAAACAATCTCGCTCCCCAAGACAGATTTCCTGATTTTCACCGACAAATTGAGTACTGAAAGTTTCTGGCTGTTGAGTCTCCAGATTCAAAAGCTGCCAAGCATTGCCATCTTTTTTTTGAATCTCGTATTTCACTTTGTAGTAATGAGCCCCCAAGGAAATCAAACGATCGACATGTGTGGGACTTATAACAATCCAGGAGCGGAACAACCCTGCGTAACCGCCATCATCGGCCATATAATCCCGCGCCAGCCAATAACCTTCTGCACTCTGCGCGTGGGAGGATACACTCAAAAGACACAGCAATAAGAAACTCATCAATGGGGCTAAAACTGATTTCATAGACTTCAAGGCTAGCTTGGCTTTCCCACACAGTCACAGCGCATCGTGATAATAAATTCGCGCCAATCCCTCGCAATAATTTGTGGTACTCTCAGAATGACTTTGAATAAAAGCAAAAAAGCCCACCTTCACAGACGGGCTTTTTCCGATTTTAAATTCATCTTTTGCTTTTTAACGTACGCCGTTGGATTTCTTCGCCAAAGATTCTGCCACTTTTCCTGCGACAGCTTCTTCCGCTGCGAAAGCACCCGCTGCGGCAACCCCGGCAACACCACCGCGTGCTTTCCAGATCATCTTTTTTAACTGAATCAGCTTTCCTGCTTCAAGGCGCGTAATCTTCAGAACACTTCCGCCCTCAGCCGCGTGTTTATTCAAGAAATCACTGACTGCATTTTGAGTTCCGGCAGGTTCATCCACTTCTTTTGTGAATTCATACCAAGGTACCTTGCCGCCATGTTTTGCATCGGCGGCCCGCGCATAAAGTCTTTTCGCCTCAGCTTCACTCTGTTCAGCAAAGTCTATGTATCTCAAGTGGGAGCTGAGGTCCGG is part of the Bdellovibrio svalbardensis genome and harbors:
- the metK gene encoding methionine adenosyltransferase; its protein translation is MKNYLFTSESVSEGHPDKMADQVSDGVLDAILAVDPKGRVACETLLTTGLIVVAGEISTSAKINISEIARDVVKRIGYDHSDKGFDYKTCAVTVAVGQQSPDIAVGVKETLSDDQGAGDQGLMFGYAVNETPELMPLSIAMSHKLVKDLSGLRKAGKVDWLRPDAKSQVTVQYEDGVAKRIDAVVISTQHADHVSNATIKEFIMEELIKKSLPANWIDNKTKYYINPTGRFVTGGPMGDAGLTGRKIIVDTYGGHGAHGGGAFSGKDPSKVDRSAAYAARHIAKNIVAAGLADKCLLQVAYAIGVAEPVSISINDFGTSKVGSEVLEQAIRKVFDLRPARITKDLDLLRPIYSPTAAYGHFGRTEETFTWEKLNKVEELKAAVKGLI
- the hpf gene encoding ribosome hibernation-promoting factor, HPF/YfiA family, translating into MKLNYTFKHLDHSDSLETYTEERMSEIGKFLLRDGYGSVYFSKQKNEFCVEVSVNTKEKYFKASAFGMDIYAAVDSAVEKLEKQFLKNTKQFKDHKKPELTKEGRLETFLRMRKAA
- a CDS encoding substrate-binding periplasmic protein → MTISLSSYGGSITYVTDPFPPYIYEKENLPQGSVTKTLPLILGIKPEEITYKFVPWKRALLEIEQGTADIIGPMLVDPKKDYLWFTQPVMAGEVSLWSSVTNKKAKDLNWLKPEDLNGLRLGFILGYFYGEDFEKYLKDPGVQTIHIKDVEQALNMLKKGHIDIFVGLDAVFVDYASKPPFQLKDFKKVGKPVFTGEYTYGISKKSPLAKQLKVINARIAELRKQKAAQ